Proteins found in one Oncorhynchus mykiss isolate Arlee chromosome 17, USDA_OmykA_1.1, whole genome shotgun sequence genomic segment:
- the LOC110494029 gene encoding protein disulfide isomerase Creld1: protein MRTGWPLLAAGLYSVLSQVVLVRGCMDSCKECSGPQNDLCLECRTGWTLHDNTCVDIDECGTELGQCPPNTYCFNTEGNYQCKGCDQACVGCMGAGPARCRKCAAGYRLTGAKCLDIDECSERVLACSGLDEICTNLDGSFHCDCAEGFTRKNNVCVQKKLPSGVGEKGLFEDVQDEEVEVLQQMFFGVLLCALATLAAKGDMVFTSIFMGGVAAMAGYWLIDRGDRVLDSFLKGR, encoded by the exons ATGAGGACTGGCTGGCCCCTCCTTGCTGCAGGGCTGTACTCAGTGCTGTCCCAGGTAGTTCTGGTCCGAGGCTGTATGGACTCCTGTAAGGAATGCTCAGGGCCTCAGAATGACCTGTGTCTGGAGTGCAGAACAGGCTGGACCCTCCATGACAACACGTGTGTAG ACATAGATGAGTGTGGCACAGAGCTGGGCCAGTGTCCCCCCAACACCTACTGCTTCAACACAGAGGGCAACTATCAGTGCAAAG GCTGTGACCAGGCCTGTGTAGGCTGTATGGGTGCTGGGCCAGCTCGCTGCAGGAAGTGTGCTGCTGGCTACAGACTAACCGGAGCAAAGTGTTTAG ataTAGATGAATGCAGTGAGCGGGTTCTGGCGTGTTCAGGGCTGGATGAGATCTGTACCAATTTGGATGGTTCTTTCCACTGTGACTGTGCTGAAGGCTTCACACGCAAAAACAATGTCTGTGTGCAGAAAAAGCTACCCAGTG gtgTGGGTGAGAAGGGTCTGTTTGAGGACGTCCAGGATGAAGAGGTTGAGGTTCTACAGCAGATGTTCTTTGGGGTGCTGCTCTGTGCTCTGGCCACCCTGGCTGCTAAAGGAGACATGGTCTTCACCTCCATCTTCATGGGTGGAGTGGCAGCCATGGCTGGATACTGGCTCATAGACAGGGGAGACCGCGTACTGGACAGCTTTCTGAAGGGACGCTAG